The following are from one region of the Salvia hispanica cultivar TCC Black 2014 chromosome 1, UniMelb_Shisp_WGS_1.0, whole genome shotgun sequence genome:
- the LOC125201128 gene encoding protein TAPETUM DETERMINANT 1-like has product MNRESSSSLLWRRRLSSFTAVFAVTSVLLFTGIYTTDKKFMKLGSVLSETKIKSSTSITGNNHQIISLSHRKLLNNGKGHEREKGVVEPNRIWSDKCSKSDIMIIQGATEALPNGIPVYTVEISNTCVSGCDISAIHVSCGWFSSARVVNPHVFKRLRFDDCLLNDGKALRNGRTLSFQYANTFRYALSVSSVRCS; this is encoded by the exons ATGAATCGCGAATCATCATCGTCATTATTGTGGCGCCGGAGGCTTTCTTCATTCACGGCGGTGTTTGCCGTTACATCCGTGTTGCTATTCACTGGAATCTACACTACAG ATAAAAAATTCATGAAGTTAGGGTCAGTTTTATCGGAGACGAAGATTAAGAGCTCAACCTCAATCACCGGGAATAACCACCAgattatctctctctctcatcgcAAGCTGCTAAATAATG GAAAGGGacatgagagagaaaagggtGTGGTGGAGCCAAACAGGATATGGAGCGACAAGTGCTCGAAATCGGACATAATGATCATCCAAGGCGCGACGGAGGCGCTGCCGAACGGGATTCCGGTGTACACGGTGGAGATCAGCAACACCTGCGTCTCCGGCTGCGATATCTCGGCCATCCACGTCAGCTGCGGCTGGTTCAGCTCCGCCCGCGTCGTGAACCCTCACGTGTTCAAGCGGCTACGCTTCGACGACTGCTTGCTTAACGACGGGAAGGCGCTCCGTAACGGCAGGACACTGTCTTTCCAGTATGCTAACACGTTCCGTTACGCCCTCTCCGTCTCCTCCGTTAGGTGCTCGTGA
- the LOC125193302 gene encoding bidirectional sugar transporter SWEET10-like, translating to MVFLAPVPTFIQIYKKKSTEGFQSVPYVVGLFSAMLWIYYAMLKTDTTLLITINSVGCFVHTAYISFYLCYAPKSARLQTGFLILLMNIIGMSLIVVLTYFLADGSTRGNIVGWICLIFSLCVFVAPLFILRQVIRTKSVEYMPFLLSLFLTLSAVMWFFYGLLRKDYNIAIPNVVGFTFGVIQMVLYVIYNGAKKAVEEKLPEIQVDGQKNSEIREQIIDVVTLSALVCPEIVPAIPQLVRRDNFNLQNEIHIATST from the exons ATGGTGTTCCTCGCACCAGT ACCAacatttattcaaatatacaAGAAAAAATCAACAGAAGGATTCCAATCAGTGCCATATGTAGTTGGATTGTTCAGTGCAATGTTGTGGATATATTATGCTATGCTCAAGACAGACACCACTCTCCTCATCACCATCAACTCCGTCGGCTGTTTTGTTCACACGGCTTACATCTCTTTTTATCTTTGTTACGCCCCCAAATCCGCTAGG TTGCAAACTGGGTTTCTAATCCTTCTAATGAACATCATTGGCATGAGTCTAATTGTTGTGCTGACTTACTTTCTCGCGGACGGCTCCACACGTGGCAACATTGTAGGATGGATCTGCCTCATTTTCTCCCTGTGCGTCTTTGTAGCGCCTTTATttatcctg AGACAAGTGATCCGAACGAAGAGCGTGGAATACATGCCGTTTCTCCTTTCACTTTTCCTCACCTTAAGCGCGGTCATGTGGTTCTTCTACGGCTTACTACGCAAGGACTACAATATTGCT ATTCCAAATGTGGTAGGATTCACCTTCGGAGTGATTCAGATGGTGTTGTATGTGATATACAATGGCGCGAAGAAGGCCGTGGAAGAGAAGCTTCCGGAAATTCAAGTGGATGGGCAGAAGAATTCCGAAATTAGAGAGCAAATCATCGATGTAGTGACTTTGAGTGCACTAGTTTGCCCAGAAATTGTTCCAGCTATTCCACAGCTCGTTCGCCGGGACAATTTCAACCTTCAAAATGAGATCCACATCGCCACTTCTACCTGA
- the LOC125216071 gene encoding mitochondrial import inner membrane translocase subunit TIM8-like codes for MDPSSINSPELQNLLAQEKQKAMISEMISKLTSACWDKCITGSPGSKFSSSEANCLTNCAQRYMDMSLIIMKRLQQ; via the exons ATGGATCCTTCGTCAATCAACTCCCCAGAGCTGCAGAACCTTCTAGCC CAAGAAAAACAGAAGGCCATGATTAGTGAAATGATCTCAAAGCTTACATCTGCTTGCTGGGACAAATGCATCACTGGCTCTCCCGGAAGCAAGTTCAGTTCCAGCGAAGCTAATTGCCTCACCAACTGTGCTCAACGCTACATGGATATGAGTCTCATAATCATGAAGCGTCTTCAGCAGTGA